The following are encoded together in the Thermodesulforhabdus norvegica genome:
- a CDS encoding 5' nucleotidase, NT5C type, whose amino-acid sequence MKSGLDLTNRLKYASWIEGDRSDLIDPRMLAFDIDGVVADTMAIFVELVRERLGLRGFSKEHLSQYNLHECVPAPAEAIDEILCLTLSDEYTARIPPCPGAQEVLGKLGRFVPLRFVTARIWPDSIMEWLRRLLSDVDPENIQVTATGDPAVKAEVLRKMGIKAFVEDRPDTCCSLKEQGFHVIIFDQPWNRHTRGFPRIRDLRQLECRIDWSVLEKA is encoded by the coding sequence ATGAAATCTGGTTTAGATTTGACGAACCGGCTCAAGTATGCGTCATGGATTGAAGGAGATCGCTCCGATTTGATAGACCCCAGAATGCTGGCTTTTGACATCGACGGGGTCGTAGCGGACACCATGGCTATTTTTGTCGAATTGGTAAGAGAGCGTTTGGGACTACGGGGGTTTTCCAAGGAACACCTCTCGCAGTACAATCTCCATGAATGCGTGCCTGCTCCTGCAGAGGCAATTGACGAAATCCTTTGTCTGACCTTGAGCGATGAGTACACGGCCAGAATTCCTCCCTGTCCGGGGGCTCAAGAGGTCCTGGGAAAACTTGGGCGTTTCGTCCCATTAAGATTTGTAACGGCCAGGATATGGCCGGATTCAATTATGGAGTGGCTTAGAAGACTTCTCTCCGATGTGGACCCTGAAAACATACAGGTCACTGCAACGGGAGACCCGGCCGTAAAGGCCGAGGTCCTGAGGAAAATGGGAATTAAGGCCTTTGTGGAGGATAGACCCGATACATGCTGTTCCCTCAAAGAACAGGGCTTCCATGTGATCATTTTCGATCAGCCCTGGAACCGGCATACCAGGGGTTTCCCTAGAATCAGGGACCTTCGTCAGCTGGAATGCCGTATTGACTGGAGTGTTCTGGAAAAAGCTTAA
- the purF gene encoding amidophosphoribosyltransferase, which yields MRCPPLEVFTPSRREECGIFGIYGHEDASKLIYFGLYALQHRGQESAGIAVSDGNRLRDYKNMGLVSEVFREEILQSLRGYLGIGHVRYSTTGSSLLSNAQPFVVFHGREYYAIAHNGNLVNAVELRRDLESQGAIFRTTMDTEVIMHLVARNLKYGLEEALIRALQEVRGAYSLVICTRDKLIAVRDPMGFRPLCLGKLHDAYVVASETCAFDLIEAHYLRDIEPGEILIIDHNGMKSVFPFPTTDSRYCIFEFIYFARPDSRIFGQNVYLVRKRLGQLLAKEYDIDADMVMPFPDSGNYAALGYAEASNLPFEMGIIRNHYVGRTFIQPSQNMRTFAVRVKLNPVKELIRGKRIVLIEDSIIRGTTTRTRIHTLRQAGAKELHMLVSCPPHRHPCPYGIDFSTRGELIAASHSVEEIRDFIGLDSLGYLSLEGLLEATGARCRNHPYCVACFTGDYPIPCEAELQKDCFEK from the coding sequence ATGAGGTGTCCGCCCCTTGAGGTTTTTACTCCATCAAGACGGGAAGAATGTGGAATATTCGGAATATACGGCCATGAAGATGCATCGAAATTGATCTACTTCGGATTGTATGCCTTGCAACATCGAGGCCAGGAAAGTGCAGGTATTGCCGTATCTGACGGAAATCGCCTGAGAGACTACAAGAACATGGGCCTCGTCTCAGAAGTCTTCCGTGAAGAGATCCTTCAATCTCTTCGGGGCTATCTGGGCATCGGTCATGTTAGATATTCGACCACAGGCTCTTCACTTCTTTCAAACGCCCAGCCTTTTGTGGTGTTTCATGGTCGTGAATATTATGCCATAGCCCACAATGGAAATCTGGTGAACGCTGTTGAACTCAGGCGAGACCTTGAATCTCAGGGGGCAATCTTCCGGACCACCATGGACACAGAAGTGATAATGCATCTCGTGGCCAGGAACTTGAAGTATGGACTCGAAGAGGCCCTGATCAGGGCGTTGCAGGAGGTCAGGGGGGCCTATTCGCTGGTCATCTGTACCAGGGACAAATTGATTGCCGTAAGAGATCCCATGGGATTTCGGCCTTTGTGTCTTGGAAAACTCCATGACGCTTATGTGGTGGCTTCGGAAACCTGTGCCTTCGACCTGATAGAAGCTCACTACCTGAGGGACATCGAACCGGGCGAGATTTTAATAATCGACCACAACGGAATGAAGTCTGTTTTCCCTTTTCCGACAACCGATTCGCGCTACTGCATATTTGAATTCATCTATTTTGCCCGTCCCGACAGTCGTATATTCGGCCAAAATGTGTATCTGGTTCGAAAGCGTCTCGGCCAGCTCCTTGCAAAAGAATACGACATCGACGCAGACATGGTTATGCCCTTTCCCGACTCGGGCAACTATGCCGCCCTCGGTTATGCGGAAGCTTCAAATCTACCTTTCGAAATGGGTATCATAAGAAACCACTATGTAGGCAGAACCTTCATTCAACCCAGTCAGAATATGAGAACCTTCGCCGTAAGGGTTAAGCTCAATCCCGTAAAGGAGCTAATCCGCGGTAAACGTATAGTTCTCATAGAGGATTCAATAATTAGGGGAACAACCACGAGAACGAGGATCCACACCCTGCGGCAGGCCGGTGCCAAGGAACTCCACATGCTTGTGAGCTGTCCTCCTCACAGACATCCCTGTCCTTACGGGATTGATTTTTCCACGAGAGGAGAACTTATAGCGGCGTCCCACTCGGTTGAGGAAATAAGAGACTTCATAGGGCTGGATTCTCTGGGTTATCTGAGTCTGGAAGGGCTTCTGGAAGCAACGGGAGCGCGTTGCCGTAATCATCCTTACTGCGTCGCCTGTTTTACCGGGGACTACCCTATTCCGTGTGAGGCAGAACTCCAAAAAGACTGCTTCGAAAAATAA
- a CDS encoding bifunctional acetyl-CoA hydrolase/transferase family protein/GNAT family N-acetyltransferase: MALNPGWQKYYSEKRVTAEEAILRSLGDGYRVYISPGCAEPQHLVRALFSLIGRYRDVEIIQNLSLGSVPEDWFPYLGHCRLKTFFVGPRTRRAVNVGQADYIPAHFSTIPNFFKPGGPFPLDLCLIQVSPPDSHGFCSLGISVEITKTAVQHSRIVIAQVNEKMPRTLGDTFIHVTEIDWFVEHTEDLIEVKEFPVGPILERIGKYTARLVEDGATIQTGIGRITNSILRYLVDKKDLGLHAEMMTDAHRALIMQDVITGRRKTIHKGKAVVSFCIGTKELYEFVHNNPIVEFHSTEYVNNIRVIDQHEQMVAINAALEVDITGQVCADSIGHKIYSGIGGYVDFMVGASRAKNGKTIILVPSTSPDGKKSRIVTHLTEGAGVVTPRSTVQFVVSEFGVASLFGRAIRERAIALINIAHPKFRERLLDEAKRVRYVYQDQILPPVYEPLYPGQWETYQIFPGNLTVFFRPIKPTDERALQEFFYSLPDQDIYYRFLSAMKVFPHRNIQAMCNIDYEHEMAIVGVLGDVGNETIIALGRYILDQKTNMAEVDFAVRAEYQRRGIGTFLLHYLCEIAKSKKIDGFCAYVLASNRRMLNVFHKVGYVIHSHLEEGIYEIWFRFDEPAQVCVMD; encoded by the coding sequence GTGGCCTTGAACCCGGGCTGGCAGAAATACTATTCGGAAAAGAGGGTAACTGCAGAGGAAGCTATTCTCCGCAGTCTGGGTGATGGGTACAGAGTCTACATAAGTCCCGGTTGTGCAGAACCTCAACATCTTGTCAGGGCTCTCTTCTCACTCATAGGACGCTACCGGGATGTGGAAATCATTCAGAACCTTTCTCTGGGTTCCGTCCCGGAAGACTGGTTTCCCTACCTGGGGCACTGCCGCCTCAAAACATTCTTTGTGGGGCCGCGTACACGCCGGGCCGTCAACGTGGGACAGGCCGACTACATTCCGGCTCATTTCTCGACAATACCCAACTTTTTTAAACCCGGGGGTCCCTTTCCTCTCGATTTATGCCTTATTCAGGTAAGCCCTCCGGATTCCCACGGATTTTGCTCCCTCGGAATATCGGTCGAAATAACCAAAACGGCCGTACAGCACTCCAGAATTGTTATAGCTCAGGTAAATGAAAAGATGCCGAGAACCCTGGGGGATACCTTTATCCACGTTACGGAAATTGATTGGTTTGTAGAGCACACGGAGGACCTTATCGAAGTAAAGGAGTTCCCCGTGGGCCCCATACTTGAACGGATAGGTAAGTACACTGCCAGGCTCGTCGAAGACGGGGCAACGATTCAGACGGGAATAGGTCGGATAACCAATTCCATTCTAAGATACCTGGTCGATAAAAAGGACTTAGGGCTTCATGCGGAAATGATGACCGATGCTCATAGAGCCCTTATCATGCAAGATGTGATTACCGGGCGAAGAAAGACCATCCATAAAGGAAAGGCCGTCGTAAGTTTCTGTATAGGAACGAAAGAACTTTATGAATTCGTTCACAACAACCCGATAGTTGAGTTTCACAGCACCGAATATGTGAATAACATCAGGGTAATAGACCAGCACGAACAGATGGTGGCCATTAACGCCGCACTGGAAGTGGACATAACCGGTCAGGTTTGTGCCGATTCAATCGGGCACAAGATCTACAGCGGTATAGGCGGGTACGTGGATTTCATGGTAGGGGCTTCTCGGGCAAAAAACGGCAAAACCATCATTCTGGTGCCCTCTACAAGCCCGGATGGGAAAAAATCCCGAATTGTTACGCATCTTACGGAAGGCGCCGGAGTGGTAACTCCGAGAAGTACGGTACAGTTTGTGGTGAGTGAATTTGGTGTGGCCAGCCTTTTCGGGAGGGCAATAAGAGAACGGGCTATTGCACTCATAAACATCGCTCATCCCAAGTTCAGAGAACGTCTGCTCGACGAAGCTAAAAGGGTAAGATATGTGTACCAGGATCAGATACTGCCCCCGGTATATGAACCGCTTTATCCGGGCCAGTGGGAGACCTATCAGATTTTCCCCGGAAACCTTACGGTCTTTTTCAGGCCGATAAAACCCACCGACGAAAGGGCTTTGCAGGAATTTTTCTATTCTCTGCCAGACCAGGACATTTACTACCGTTTTCTGTCGGCCATGAAGGTATTCCCTCACAGAAACATTCAGGCCATGTGCAACATAGATTATGAGCACGAAATGGCAATAGTGGGGGTGTTGGGCGATGTGGGAAATGAGACTATAATAGCCCTCGGAAGATACATCCTGGATCAGAAGACCAACATGGCCGAAGTGGACTTTGCCGTACGAGCAGAATACCAGCGAAGAGGCATAGGAACATTTCTCTTGCATTATTTGTGCGAAATTGCAAAAAGTAAAAAAATTGACGGTTTTTGCGCTTACGTGCTGGCATCCAATAGGCGGATGTTAAATGTTTTTCACAAGGTAGGTTATGTTATCCACAGCCATCTTGAAGAAGGAATCTATGAAATCTGGTTTAGATTTGACGAACCGGCTCAAGTATGCGTCATGGATTGA
- a CDS encoding KpsF/GutQ family sugar-phosphate isomerase translates to MGNCLLWTKPVTTKESGEDLKSSDLLELAREVLSIEAEGILTVRKRLGKSFEEAIALLLNCKGRVITCGIGKSGIIARKIAATLSSMGTPSFFLHPAEALHGDLGMVRPEDVIIALSNSGETGELNQMIRAVKPLDVKIIAITGDPLSTLAKLSDIVIDVAVPREACSFGLAPTTSTTAALAMGDALAVVLAREKNFGPEEFRTIHPGGHLGQRLKIPVRDLMKTGGDIPLVLPGTSMDKAIEEMNVKGLGATLVVNCENKLLGIFTDGDLRRAITKWGYKLYELVIDEVMTKEPKTISPDSAVADALQIMERHLITVLPVVIPGDQVVGILHLHDLLGKGKVQFRLTD, encoded by the coding sequence ATGGGTAATTGCCTGCTATGGACAAAGCCGGTGACGACGAAAGAATCCGGCGAAGATCTTAAAAGCTCGGATTTGCTGGAACTTGCCAGAGAAGTGTTGAGCATTGAAGCCGAAGGGATTCTGACCGTCAGGAAGCGTCTCGGCAAGAGCTTCGAAGAAGCAATTGCTCTTCTTCTTAATTGCAAAGGTCGGGTAATAACCTGTGGTATAGGTAAGTCGGGAATTATAGCTCGGAAGATCGCCGCCACACTAAGCAGTATGGGAACCCCTTCATTTTTCCTGCATCCGGCGGAAGCCCTGCACGGAGATCTGGGAATGGTAAGACCTGAAGATGTCATTATCGCCCTTTCCAACAGCGGTGAGACCGGTGAGTTAAACCAGATGATTCGTGCAGTTAAACCGCTGGATGTAAAGATCATTGCCATAACAGGTGACCCCTTATCGACTCTTGCGAAGTTGAGTGACATCGTAATCGATGTAGCGGTTCCGAGAGAAGCCTGTTCTTTCGGACTCGCCCCAACAACGAGCACCACGGCGGCACTGGCCATGGGGGATGCCCTTGCCGTTGTTCTGGCCCGGGAGAAAAATTTCGGGCCTGAAGAATTTCGAACCATTCATCCCGGAGGGCATCTGGGCCAGAGGCTTAAAATTCCCGTTCGTGACCTAATGAAAACAGGAGGTGATATACCCCTTGTCCTGCCCGGCACTTCTATGGATAAAGCCATAGAGGAAATGAACGTGAAGGGTCTGGGAGCAACGCTGGTGGTGAACTGTGAGAATAAACTTCTGGGGATTTTTACCGACGGTGATTTGAGACGGGCAATCACCAAGTGGGGTTACAAGCTCTACGAACTGGTAATCGACGAAGTCATGACGAAAGAGCCGAAAACCATCTCTCCGGATTCTGCCGTAGCCGATGCGCTACAGATTATGGAGCGCCATTTGATAACGGTTCTTCCCGTTGTTATTCCGGGAGATCAGGTGGTGGGAATACTGCATCTTCACGATCTGCTGGGAAAAGGTAAGGTACAGTTTCGCCTGACCGACTGA
- a CDS encoding adenylosuccinate synthase, translated as MPALVIVGTQWGDEGKGKIVDVIADRVDAVVRFQGGNNAGHTLVVNGKKRIFHLIPSGILHSHILCMIGNGVVVDPGVLLEEIERLEGEGIPVTPDRLKISAHAHVIMPYHKALDNAREMRKGKSRIGTTGRGIGPCYEDKAARAGIRIHDLINEKVFLEKLKNNLEEKNFLLRNFYGVEPVSEEDTASRYLEYGSRLKPYIDDVSLYVNRYLAQGKNVLFEGAQGTFLDVDHGTYPFVTSSNTLAGNVCCGVGLGPSSLDYIVGVVKAYTTRVGSGPFPTELSGDLGDQIRERGGEYGSTTGRPRRCGWLDLVMLRKAARLNGFQAVVLTKLDVLTGLPEVKIATKYRVDGEILDEAPCDLETFSRCEPLYEVLPGWNEDISRVSSYQDLPGNTRRYVERLEELIGVPVWMISVGSSRHETIVKRPFFEQAP; from the coding sequence ATGCCTGCTCTTGTAATCGTGGGAACCCAGTGGGGTGATGAAGGAAAAGGAAAGATAGTGGACGTAATAGCCGATAGGGTAGATGCCGTCGTGCGATTCCAGGGCGGAAACAATGCAGGGCACACTCTTGTTGTAAACGGCAAAAAAAGGATTTTTCACCTGATCCCTTCGGGTATTTTACATTCTCACATACTCTGTATGATCGGAAACGGGGTGGTGGTTGATCCCGGAGTGCTTCTGGAAGAAATCGAACGCCTGGAAGGTGAGGGAATTCCCGTAACACCCGATCGGCTCAAAATAAGCGCACATGCTCATGTCATAATGCCTTACCATAAAGCGCTGGACAATGCCCGTGAAATGCGTAAGGGGAAGTCCAGAATCGGCACAACCGGCAGGGGCATTGGGCCGTGTTACGAAGACAAAGCCGCCCGGGCGGGTATCAGAATACACGATTTGATAAACGAAAAGGTTTTTCTGGAAAAATTGAAGAATAACCTGGAGGAGAAAAACTTCCTGCTGCGCAATTTCTACGGAGTAGAACCGGTATCGGAAGAAGATACCGCAAGCAGATACCTTGAGTACGGATCTCGGCTGAAACCTTACATAGACGACGTTTCTCTGTATGTAAACCGATACCTCGCTCAGGGGAAAAACGTACTATTCGAAGGTGCCCAGGGAACCTTTCTCGATGTCGATCACGGCACTTACCCCTTCGTGACCTCCTCTAACACCCTTGCGGGTAATGTATGCTGTGGTGTCGGCCTGGGACCTTCAAGCCTTGACTATATCGTCGGTGTCGTTAAGGCTTACACAACCAGAGTTGGTTCCGGTCCCTTTCCAACAGAGCTCTCCGGTGACCTGGGGGACCAGATCAGAGAGCGTGGAGGCGAATACGGTTCAACTACCGGCCGTCCCCGTCGATGTGGATGGCTTGATCTTGTGATGCTCAGGAAGGCGGCCAGACTTAACGGCTTTCAAGCAGTGGTGCTGACCAAACTTGACGTACTGACCGGGTTGCCCGAAGTAAAGATTGCAACAAAGTACAGAGTCGACGGCGAAATTCTGGACGAGGCACCCTGTGACCTTGAGACCTTTTCCAGGTGTGAGCCCCTTTATGAGGTCCTTCCGGGCTGGAACGAAGACATTTCCAGGGTCAGTTCTTACCAGGACCTGCCGGGCAACACCAGGCGGTACGTTGAACGACTGGAAGAGCTTATAGGGGTACCGGTCTGGATGATTTCGGTTGGCTCATCCAGGCATGAAACGATAGTCAAGAGACCTTTCTTTGAGCAGGCGCCATGA
- the minC gene encoding septum site-determining protein MinC has protein sequence MNTDRGSTPVQIRAQRDGRFVFILDPSMPFQMILRHLEKKHRSSNNFFKSASVVLDLGLRPFRVDEVKAIRDMLRKDWNAQIVELRLGHNLESFFDWVSQQLDIPIKQIPVEEQGLEPVIIRHTCRSGMRIEAPVDCIILGDVNPGAEVIAGRDIIIFGVLRGMAHAGAMGNRNAKIWALSIEPNQIRIADLVAVPPHGDRHAPKRYEVAEIRDDRIEVITY, from the coding sequence GTGAACACGGATCGAGGTTCCACACCGGTTCAAATAAGAGCACAGAGGGACGGCCGTTTTGTTTTCATACTCGACCCTTCCATGCCTTTTCAGATGATTCTCCGGCACCTGGAAAAGAAACACAGGAGTTCCAATAACTTTTTCAAGTCGGCCAGTGTGGTCCTGGATCTGGGGCTCAGGCCCTTCAGGGTGGATGAAGTCAAGGCCATCAGAGACATGCTGCGCAAAGATTGGAATGCCCAGATAGTTGAGTTGCGGCTGGGACACAACCTGGAATCCTTCTTTGACTGGGTGTCTCAGCAACTGGATATTCCCATCAAGCAGATTCCCGTTGAAGAGCAAGGGCTTGAACCGGTTATAATAAGGCATACCTGCAGATCGGGAATGAGAATTGAGGCACCCGTTGACTGTATCATACTGGGCGATGTCAATCCCGGAGCCGAAGTTATCGCAGGCCGTGATATAATCATTTTCGGAGTTCTTCGGGGAATGGCCCATGCCGGCGCTATGGGAAACCGAAATGCCAAAATATGGGCGCTATCGATTGAACCCAATCAAATTCGAATAGCCGACCTCGTGGCCGTGCCCCCTCATGGAGACCGCCACGCACCGAAGCGGTATGAGGTGGCGGAAATTAGGGATGATAGAATAGAGGTGATAACGTACTGA
- a CDS encoding M48 family metallopeptidase, which translates to MYTQIIYFLIVIFIFTTTPTDLPTFFGKYRLFAALLLQYLIFHIICRFGYKRALRKLGTNKLPPAVIIHLTEGFLNIVALVFLVVLTYGLHIQCLFPENTPFYSSVTLRALTGLALYFVYLIIIWLDGHALRVKCGNADLASWGYVREQIILYAGLLTPWLILSLASELLEETLFSGFSDYSWYEIIPIALTLSVFALFGPPLVVRVWRCKAIPFDEKRLILERFCRDKGFVVKDFLFWPLMGGRALTAAVVGFLPRWRYILITPALYRLLGNEELKAVIAHEMGHIKLRHMPFFLLFFLSFGVIMYGLGDLVFTFLSRSVFFVKLAFSQRPIKQLLFVLLCSMPALMILIAYFRYIFGYFLRNSERQADAYALVATGDPWPLIRSFQKIAVASGNTEDLPSWHHYSIRERIEFLTAAASNPEVIEGHDRRMNRSIKTFFVILGLFMLTTWVLQHTDWYRSRDIDMIITVLEGEVESPVERADIYAAYGAYLLEKKRYSEAERTLKRGVEIYPNHPDLCNNLAWLYATAPPPYRDTGKAVEYAIRAIELDSSKPHIWDTLAEAYFASGDYRKALEAIEQAIKLDPSSRYYQSQRLKILNRLKHQESQ; encoded by the coding sequence ATGTACACTCAGATTATTTACTTCCTCATCGTAATTTTCATTTTCACCACAACACCCACCGATCTTCCCACCTTTTTCGGGAAGTACAGGCTTTTTGCCGCCCTTTTGCTTCAGTATTTGATATTTCACATTATATGTCGCTTCGGTTACAAAAGAGCACTGCGTAAACTCGGCACGAACAAATTACCTCCCGCCGTAATTATCCATCTGACGGAAGGATTTTTGAACATAGTGGCCCTCGTTTTTCTGGTGGTGTTGACTTACGGTCTTCACATCCAGTGTCTGTTTCCTGAAAACACACCCTTTTATTCTTCCGTTACACTTAGAGCGCTGACGGGACTAGCGCTCTACTTTGTTTATCTCATCATCATCTGGCTGGACGGTCATGCCTTGAGGGTAAAGTGCGGCAACGCCGATCTCGCGTCCTGGGGCTATGTTCGTGAGCAGATAATCCTGTACGCCGGTCTTCTAACACCCTGGCTGATTCTGTCTTTAGCCTCCGAGCTGTTAGAAGAAACGCTGTTTTCCGGTTTTTCCGATTACTCCTGGTATGAAATCATCCCCATAGCTCTTACTCTATCCGTCTTTGCCTTATTCGGGCCTCCTCTTGTGGTGAGAGTATGGAGGTGCAAGGCCATTCCATTCGACGAAAAACGGTTGATTCTGGAGCGCTTCTGCCGGGACAAAGGTTTTGTAGTAAAGGATTTCCTGTTCTGGCCGTTAATGGGCGGCAGGGCTCTTACGGCTGCCGTTGTGGGTTTTTTGCCACGATGGCGCTATATTCTGATTACCCCTGCTCTCTATCGGTTGCTTGGAAATGAAGAATTAAAAGCGGTAATAGCTCACGAGATGGGCCACATAAAGCTCCGACATATGCCTTTCTTTCTTCTCTTCTTCCTCAGCTTCGGGGTAATAATGTACGGGCTTGGTGACCTGGTATTTACATTTTTGAGCCGTTCGGTTTTCTTCGTAAAGCTCGCCTTTTCCCAACGCCCGATAAAACAGCTTCTTTTCGTCCTGCTTTGCTCTATGCCCGCGTTGATGATCCTCATAGCGTACTTCCGATATATTTTCGGATATTTTCTCAGAAATAGCGAGCGTCAGGCGGATGCTTATGCACTTGTGGCGACTGGTGATCCATGGCCACTGATAAGGTCCTTTCAAAAGATCGCCGTTGCGAGCGGTAACACAGAAGACCTCCCGAGCTGGCATCACTACAGTATAAGGGAACGGATTGAATTTCTTACTGCGGCCGCATCTAATCCCGAGGTTATTGAAGGTCACGACAGAAGGATGAACCGATCGATAAAGACTTTTTTCGTCATCCTGGGTTTATTCATGCTCACAACCTGGGTTTTGCAACATACCGACTGGTATCGAAGTCGCGACATAGACATGATAATAACGGTTCTGGAGGGTGAAGTGGAAAGCCCCGTAGAGCGGGCGGACATATATGCCGCCTACGGAGCATACCTTCTGGAGAAGAAGAGATACAGCGAGGCCGAACGAACACTCAAAAGAGGCGTTGAGATCTATCCCAACCATCCCGACCTCTGTAATAACCTTGCATGGCTGTATGCCACTGCACCTCCTCCGTATCGAGACACCGGAAAGGCCGTGGAATATGCAATAAGGGCGATTGAACTGGATTCTTCAAAGCCCCATATCTGGGACACACTTGCCGAAGCCTACTTTGCTTCCGGCGATTATAGAAAGGCTTTAGAAGCTATTGAACAGGCCATAAAGCTTGACCCTTCCAGCCGTTACTACCAATCCCAGCGCCTCAAGATTTTAAACAGACTGAAACATCAGGAAAGTCAATAA